The DNA region TTCTTCCACTAAAATTTTAGTAACCGGCTGACCTTTTGCATCTGTTTGGTAAGTTACAAGGTTTTTACCTAGCCACTTTTGAGCAAACTCTTTTACACCATCTTTAGTGTCATGTAGCTCTACACCACCCGCTTTACCACGTCCACCCGCGTGTACCTGACACTTAACCACTTTTTTAGCCGTTGAGATTCGTCCTGCTGCTTCATAAGCTTCAAGTGGAGTATTGCAAGCATAACCTTCTGGTACCGGCAATCCGAATTCAGCAAATAGCTGCTTGGCTTGATATTCATGCAAATTCATTGTGATACTTCCGTTTCTTATCCGTAGGGATTTATAATTTCCATTGGCATCTAATCTAAAATGCCATTGTCATGTAGGTGTACTGATTTTTAACCTAAGTAGGTACCTATTTATACCTACTCAAGTTTACTCACTGATGTACTTAACGCTTATACATCAAGTAATAAACGAGCTGGATCTTCTAGTAATTCTTTAATCGTTACTAGGAAACCAACAGACTCACGACCATCAATTAAACGATGATCATAAGATAAAGCAAGGTACATCATCGGTAAGATTTCAACTTTACCATTAACCGCCATTGGACGATCTTGGATTTTATGCATACCCAAAATAGCCGCTTGAGGAGGATTGATGATAGGAGTAGACATTAATGAACCGAACACACCACCGTTAGTAATGGTGAAATTACCGCCCATTAAATCTTCAACTTGAAGCTTGCCATCACGACCTTTAATCGCCAGCTCTTTAATGCCTTTCTCAATGTCAGCAAAGCCAAGTAAGTCGCAGTCTTTTAATACTGGTGTTACAAGACCACGTGGCGTCGATACCGCCATGCTGATATCAAAATAATTGTGGTATACGATATCCGTACCATCAATTGAAGCATTCACTTCTGGATAGCGTTTAAGTGCCTCAGTAACTGCTTTTACGTAGAAAGACATAAAGCCTAAACGCGTATCATGGCGTTTTTCAAACTGATCTTTATATTGTGCACGAAGATCCATAATAGGCTTCATGTTCACTTCATTAAATGTCGTTAACATTGCCGTTGAATTTTTAGCTTCAAGCAGGCGATTAGCCACGGTCTTACGAAGACGAGTCATTGGAACTCGTTTTTCAGTACGAGCGGCTGCAGGCGCCTCAATTGCTTCTTCTTTCGCCACTGGCGCAGAAGATTTTTTAGCAAGATGAGCATCAACATCTTCGCGAGTAATACGACCACCAACCCCCGTCCCTTTTACTGCTGAAGCATCAATATTATGCTCCGCAAGCAAACGACGAACGGCTGGGCTTAATGCATCGGTTGACTCTTCTGATAATGCCGCAGTATGACGTTTATCAGGAGATGCTTCCGTAGAGGCTGCTTTATCTTTCGTCGGTTCGCCAGCAACTGCACCCGCTTTTAATTTCGCGAGTAATTGCTTTGAAAGCACCGTAGCACCCTCTTCTTCAATGATGGATTCTAAAACGCCATCTTCAGGAGCCGGTACTTCTAAAATAACTTTATCGGTTTCGATTTCGACTAAAATATCGTCACGAGAAACCGCGTCACCAGGCTGCTTGTGCCACGTTGCTACCGTTGCGTCTGCAACTGATTCAGGTAGATCTGGAACAAGAATTTCAATTGTCATAACTGTTTAATCCTTTTATCTAGTTTATTTCACTAGCGTAGTAAGCTGTTTAACTTAACAAAATACAATTAACTTAAAAATCCAAACTCAAAGCATCGTCAATCAACGCTTTTTGTTGTTTTAAGTGCACTGACATATAACCAACAGC from Vibrio casei includes:
- the odhB gene encoding 2-oxoglutarate dehydrogenase complex dihydrolipoyllysine-residue succinyltransferase, which gives rise to MTIEILVPDLPESVADATVATWHKQPGDAVSRDDILVEIETDKVILEVPAPEDGVLESIIEEEGATVLSKQLLAKLKAGAVAGEPTKDKAASTEASPDKRHTAALSEESTDALSPAVRRLLAEHNIDASAVKGTGVGGRITREDVDAHLAKKSSAPVAKEEAIEAPAAARTEKRVPMTRLRKTVANRLLEAKNSTAMLTTFNEVNMKPIMDLRAQYKDQFEKRHDTRLGFMSFYVKAVTEALKRYPEVNASIDGTDIVYHNYFDISMAVSTPRGLVTPVLKDCDLLGFADIEKGIKELAIKGRDGKLQVEDLMGGNFTITNGGVFGSLMSTPIINPPQAAILGMHKIQDRPMAVNGKVEILPMMYLALSYDHRLIDGRESVGFLVTIKELLEDPARLLLDV